One genomic window of Halolamina sediminis includes the following:
- a CDS encoding winged helix-turn-helix transcriptional regulator translates to MTRGVDEKKRATLKRFAAAGAAAPFAAFSGDAGDSDTRDAIVGYVASTPGAHFSKLRDDLQLGTGETQHHVERLLSEGSLVSRRDGDYRRFYPADRFSEFERTALGYLRRSTPRGMVIALLRDPDATGADLADELGVSRATVSSHAAALESAGLLSRADGYALEESETLLSLLVRYADSFDAAADALAADAADLISHDP, encoded by the coding sequence GTGACACGCGGCGTCGACGAGAAGAAACGGGCGACGCTCAAGCGGTTCGCCGCCGCCGGCGCGGCCGCGCCGTTTGCGGCGTTCAGCGGCGACGCCGGCGACAGCGACACCCGGGACGCCATCGTCGGCTACGTCGCCTCGACGCCCGGCGCGCACTTCTCGAAGCTCCGGGACGACCTCCAGTTGGGCACCGGCGAGACCCAACACCACGTCGAGCGCCTGCTCTCGGAGGGGAGCCTCGTCTCCCGGCGTGACGGCGACTACCGGCGCTTCTACCCCGCCGACCGCTTCTCCGAGTTCGAGCGGACGGCGCTGGGCTACCTCCGGCGTTCGACGCCTCGCGGGATGGTGATCGCGCTGCTCCGGGACCCCGACGCGACGGGCGCCGACCTCGCGGACGAGCTGGGGGTCTCCCGGGCGACCGTCAGCAGCCACGCCGCCGCGCTGGAGTCGGCGGGGCTGCTCTCCCGGGCGGACGGCTACGCGCTCGAAGAGTCCGAGACGCTGCTCTCGCTGCTCGTGCGCTACGCCGACTCCTTCGACGCTGCCGCGGACGCGTTGGCGGCCGATGCGGCCGACTTGATCAGCCACGACCCGTGA
- a CDS encoding DUF7312 domain-containing protein, protein MSDARDTDEGEEEWAISLADLEEGEEEGARYEPGPIEPGNPTAEGVGFVVLGAALTLVLLFAGF, encoded by the coding sequence ATGAGCGACGCCCGCGATACCGACGAGGGCGAGGAGGAATGGGCGATCAGCCTCGCCGACCTCGAAGAGGGTGAGGAGGAGGGGGCGCGGTACGAGCCCGGGCCGATCGAGCCCGGTAACCCCACGGCCGAGGGCGTGGGGTTCGTCGTTCTCGGCGCCGCGCTGACGCTCGTGCTCCTGTTCGCCGGTTTCTGA
- a CDS encoding PhzF family phenazine biosynthesis protein, which yields MESYRTLLVDAFTTEPLAGNAAGVVPDAAGLSDEQMQAIARELSVSETAFLLPSTAADRKVRYFTPTQEVDLCGHATIAAHGALFDDGTIDAGSYTLETEVGVLEIQVTDTGAVWMTQNAPQVIEIDLDYGAAADALGIDEAAFKDVGADLPPAYASTGLPFLILPVNFLEHLSAMEPDFEAVEALAAKHDTEGIYTFTFDAIGRSQDSTLHGRAFVPGLGVDEDPVTGTASGACGAYLDHFAAFDDEFPERMTFEQGHFLDRPGYVGVRVDGRTVQVGGDAIVSLDGSLTVPEYDEDEIIEA from the coding sequence ATGGAGAGCTACCGGACGCTTCTCGTCGACGCGTTCACGACGGAGCCGCTGGCGGGCAACGCCGCCGGGGTGGTGCCCGACGCCGCCGGGCTGAGCGACGAGCAGATGCAGGCGATCGCACGCGAGCTGTCGGTCTCCGAAACCGCCTTCCTCCTCCCCTCGACGGCGGCCGACCGGAAGGTGCGCTACTTCACGCCGACACAGGAGGTCGACCTCTGTGGCCACGCGACGATCGCGGCCCACGGCGCGCTGTTCGACGACGGAACGATCGACGCCGGGAGCTACACGCTCGAGACCGAGGTCGGCGTGCTGGAGATTCAGGTGACCGACACGGGCGCAGTGTGGATGACCCAGAACGCCCCGCAGGTCATCGAGATCGACCTCGACTACGGCGCGGCCGCCGACGCGCTGGGGATCGACGAGGCCGCGTTCAAGGACGTCGGGGCGGATCTCCCGCCCGCGTACGCCTCGACCGGGCTGCCGTTCCTGATCCTCCCGGTGAACTTCCTCGAACACCTCTCGGCGATGGAGCCCGACTTCGAGGCTGTCGAGGCGCTGGCGGCGAAACACGACACCGAGGGGATCTACACGTTCACGTTCGACGCGATCGGCCGGAGTCAGGACTCGACGCTACACGGCCGGGCGTTCGTCCCCGGCCTCGGCGTCGACGAGGACCCCGTCACCGGCACCGCCTCCGGCGCCTGCGGCGCCTACCTCGACCACTTCGCGGCGTTCGACGACGAGTTCCCCGAGCGGATGACGTTCGAGCAGGGCCACTTCCTCGACCGGCCGGGCTACGTCGGCGTGCGCGTTGACGGCCGGACGGTGCAGGTCGGCGGCGACGCGATCGTGTCGCTGGACGGATCGCTGACGGTACCCGAGTACGACGAGGACGAGATCATCGAAGCCTGA
- a CDS encoding HVO_0758 family zinc finger protein → MKSTRKGLRNDELYKDTYQRLNCAGCEKTLATENPPDEVYNVRKCPDCGTEWKELP, encoded by the coding sequence ATGAAGAGCACGCGGAAGGGGCTGCGAAACGACGAACTCTACAAGGACACCTACCAGCGGCTCAACTGTGCGGGGTGTGAGAAGACGCTCGCCACCGAGAACCCACCGGACGAGGTGTACAACGTCCGGAAATGCCCGGACTGCGGGACGGAGTGGAAGGAGCTCCCTTAG
- a CDS encoding MFS transporter — protein MHEPDDDTSISIDDDERSGTLDPTHQQATRVSRSRLFGALCGYAFLVNFARVVMAPLVSVFIATFGVGEGTAGLVASAAWIGSALPRIPTGYLLTKLSRLTVVFSAGLVLAVGASVAAVAGSVPLLILGSGLAGLASGLYFVTGNTLVSELFPARVGRMIGIHGTANQVAAAIAAPVVTLAVGATVDWTPVLAVLGLPVDEPWRLVFVALAAGGLLTTAAAFVLSRGVDLPDAGAADRDLVGAVRAEWRTVLLGVTVMGTLGFAWQGVFNFYQLFMESRGVAPGVARNTLTLVFVAGVPAFAVSGSLADRLPKVPYLLGLVTAFVVLVFALTLAPGTASLLAVSALLGYTVHSIYPVIDSFLLGSFPDHNRASAYAVYSGAMMLAQAPGSWFVGTLAESGVAYVTAFRGLAAVVGGVAVLLLALQWAGRLPN, from the coding sequence ATGCACGAGCCAGACGACGACACCTCGATATCGATCGACGACGACGAGCGATCCGGAACGCTTGACCCCACCCACCAGCAAGCGACGCGTGTGTCTCGCTCTCGGCTGTTCGGTGCGCTCTGTGGCTACGCCTTCCTCGTCAACTTCGCGCGGGTGGTGATGGCGCCGCTGGTGAGCGTGTTCATCGCGACGTTCGGCGTCGGCGAGGGGACCGCCGGGCTCGTCGCCTCGGCGGCGTGGATCGGCAGCGCGCTCCCCCGGATCCCGACCGGCTACCTGCTGACGAAACTGTCGCGGCTGACCGTCGTGTTCTCGGCGGGGCTCGTGCTCGCGGTCGGCGCAAGCGTCGCTGCCGTCGCCGGAAGCGTCCCGCTGTTGATCCTCGGCTCCGGGCTGGCGGGGCTGGCCTCGGGCCTCTACTTCGTCACGGGCAACACGCTGGTCAGCGAGCTGTTTCCCGCCCGGGTGGGCCGGATGATCGGCATCCACGGCACCGCCAACCAGGTCGCCGCCGCCATCGCCGCGCCCGTGGTGACACTCGCCGTCGGTGCGACCGTCGACTGGACGCCCGTGCTGGCCGTGCTGGGGCTCCCCGTCGACGAGCCCTGGCGGCTGGTGTTCGTCGCGCTCGCGGCGGGCGGGCTGCTCACGACCGCGGCGGCGTTCGTGCTCTCCCGGGGCGTCGACCTCCCCGACGCCGGCGCCGCCGACCGCGACCTCGTCGGTGCCGTCCGGGCTGAATGGCGGACGGTGCTGCTCGGCGTCACCGTGATGGGGACGCTCGGCTTCGCGTGGCAGGGCGTGTTCAACTTCTACCAGCTGTTCATGGAGTCCCGCGGCGTCGCGCCCGGGGTGGCTCGGAACACGCTGACGCTCGTGTTCGTCGCCGGGGTCCCGGCGTTCGCCGTCAGCGGCTCGCTCGCGGATCGGCTCCCGAAAGTGCCGTACCTGCTGGGGCTGGTCACCGCCTTCGTCGTGCTGGTGTTCGCGCTCACCCTCGCGCCGGGGACGGCGTCGCTACTCGCGGTGTCGGCCCTGCTCGGGTATACGGTCCACAGTATCTACCCCGTCATCGACTCGTTCCTGCTCGGGTCGTTCCCCGACCACAACCGCGCCAGCGCCTACGCGGTGTACAGCGGCGCGATGATGCTCGCACAGGCGCCGGGGTCGTGGTTCGTCGGGACGCTCGCGGAGTCCGGCGTCGCCTACGTGACGGCGTTCCGCGGGCTGGCCGCCGTCGTCGGCGGGGTCGCCGTCCTGCTGCTGGCGCTCCAGTGGGCGGGTCGGCTGCCGAACTGA
- a CDS encoding 3-dehydroquinate synthase II: MTRSVWLKADDAVGDWEARKRRITAGLEAGVDWVLVDEADVGRVRELGSVNVAAFKGAGDHEAEIVDASRDTEPDISVVGKEGEGDGTVDLPSDFSGSADLTTLRRSDDRAQGSYVRVFDEDYEEFAEEAARDAEYTIVATEDWDIIPLENLIARVGKTTNLVAGVDSADEAATAFETLEIGVDDVLLDTDDPDVIRETVEVRDRSERERLDLRYAEVQQVEETGAADRVCIDTGSLLEDDEGMLVGSLSRGLFFVHGETADSPYVASRPFRVNAGAVHAYVRTPEGETKYLAELQSGDRVQVADTAGHTREAIVGRVKIERRPMFRVQAEVETEDGPDVVETLLQNAETVKVATKEGRKAVTDLAAGDEVLLYYEAGGRHFGEKIEESIIEK; this comes from the coding sequence ATGACGCGTTCCGTGTGGCTGAAAGCCGACGACGCGGTCGGGGACTGGGAAGCGCGAAAGCGACGGATCACCGCCGGCCTCGAAGCCGGGGTGGACTGGGTGCTTGTCGACGAGGCCGACGTAGGGCGGGTTCGCGAGCTCGGCAGCGTCAACGTCGCCGCGTTCAAGGGCGCCGGTGACCACGAGGCGGAGATCGTCGACGCCAGCCGCGACACCGAACCGGACATCTCCGTCGTCGGGAAGGAGGGGGAGGGCGACGGGACGGTCGACCTCCCCTCGGACTTCTCGGGTTCGGCGGATCTGACGACGCTCCGGCGCTCGGACGACCGCGCGCAGGGCTCCTACGTCCGCGTGTTCGACGAGGACTACGAGGAGTTCGCCGAGGAGGCCGCCCGCGACGCCGAGTACACTATCGTCGCCACCGAGGACTGGGACATCATCCCGCTGGAGAACCTGATCGCCCGCGTGGGCAAAACGACGAATCTCGTCGCCGGCGTCGACTCCGCCGACGAGGCCGCGACCGCCTTCGAGACGCTCGAGATCGGCGTCGACGACGTGCTGCTCGACACCGACGACCCCGACGTGATCCGCGAGACCGTCGAGGTCCGGGACCGCAGCGAGCGCGAGCGGCTCGACCTGCGCTACGCCGAGGTTCAGCAGGTCGAGGAGACCGGCGCCGCCGACCGCGTCTGCATCGACACGGGCTCGCTGCTCGAGGACGACGAGGGGATGCTCGTCGGCTCGCTCTCCCGCGGCCTCTTCTTCGTCCACGGCGAGACCGCCGACTCGCCGTACGTCGCCTCCCGACCGTTCCGAGTCAACGCCGGCGCAGTCCACGCCTACGTCCGGACGCCTGAGGGCGAGACGAAGTACCTCGCCGAACTCCAGTCCGGCGACCGCGTGCAGGTCGCCGACACCGCCGGCCACACGCGCGAGGCGATCGTCGGCCGCGTGAAGATCGAGCGGCGCCCGATGTTCCGCGTGCAGGCCGAAGTCGAGACCGAGGACGGCCCGGACGTGGTCGAGACGCTGCTGCAGAACGCCGAGACGGTGAAAGTCGCGACGAAGGAGGGCCGGAAGGCGGTGACGGATCTGGCAGCCGGCGACGAGGTGCTGCTGTACTACGAGGCGGGCGGGCGCCACTTCGGCGAGAAGATCGAGGAGAGCATCATCGAGAAGTAG